Proteins encoded in a region of the Oncorhynchus gorbuscha isolate QuinsamMale2020 ecotype Even-year linkage group LG16, OgorEven_v1.0, whole genome shotgun sequence genome:
- the LOC124000204 gene encoding trichohyalin-like isoform X1, whose translation MSSWVWVRVQLLALLAACLRSGSAEGDPLPPGLVELVRSNPISSIEDLQLLLLSDSVDEDFSDNILPSGQHSNNTSNRLPRSLDAQPAQQALCKVRTEVMEVTRAMLDRSNANFMLWPPCVEVQRCSGCCNTKSLQCVPVLTHTRHLQVMKIQYVDKRPNYSKAVVSVHDHVECRCQPAPRPPAAPKKKSTPRRQQKDNKGEGHPAKARSKEELHRRDELKHNQRIQLEDLLDLHWNPKDTSSDAGERKGGYGLDHDKMDPQWVLNATRQLGDNEWTEPRHHDDMEEGRDSSSVNDTTTAMDIDMAQLDHEKRDRVETRGDSLFNITEGNVSRGDRQQGSLSLSEEEGDQETQRQATQTQSPSLRTNTSKQQRQGTNSSSEETKSREGANQRTEQQFHPTEETNQRPESRFPPLEEADQRRKDNETPDSERSLQHALQLEQEKLEEERKELLLLHRRLDDEKELLRREQQKQQQEEEEQQYHRPNHKHQTQTTTQRTDTVSPTLTRAPSVLAGPRPPARPGPTRKRMRKNNRKRISKAAMRAMLM comes from the exons ggGGATCCTCTCCCTCCAGGTTTGGTGGAGCTGGTTAGGAGCAACCCTATCTCTTCCATAGAGGACCTGCAGCTGTTGCTGCTCAGTGACTCCGTAG ATGAGGATTTCTCGGACAATATTTTGCCGAGTGGACAACACTCCAACAACACTAGCAACCGATTGCCAAGGAGTCTGG ACGCCCAGCCGGCTCAGCAGGCACTATGTAAGGTGAGgacagaggtgatggaggtgACCCGTGCCATGTTGGACCGCAGCAACGCCAACTTCATGTTGTGGCCTCCCTGTGTGGAGGTACAGCGATGCTCTGGCTGCTGCAACACCAAGAGCCTGCAGTGTGTCCCCGTGCTGACCCACACCAGGCACCTACAG gtgATGAAGATCCAGTACGTGGACAAGCGGCCCAACTACTCCAAGGCAGTCGTCTCGGTCCACGACCACGTGGAGTGTCGCTGCCAGCCCGCCCCTCGTCCCCCGGCCGCCCCCAAGAAGAAGTCCACACCCCGCAGACAGCAGAAAGACAACAAAGGAGAGGGCCATCCAGCCAAGGCCAGATCCAAGGAGGAGCTGCACCGCAGAGATGAGCTGAAGCACAACCAGAGGATCCAGCTGGAAGACCTGCTGGACCTGCACTGGAACCCCAAGGACACCTCCTCAGAcgcaggggagaggaaagggggctATGGGCTGGACCATGACAAAATGGATCCTCAGTGGGTGCTTAACGCTACCAGACAGCTGGGGGATAACGAGTGGACCGAACCTCGACATCACGATgacatggaggaggggagagacagtagTAGTGTCAACGACACTACAACCGCAATGGACATCGACATGGCACAGCTTGACcacgagaagagagacagggtcGAGACGCGTGGGGACTCGCTATTTAACATTACTGAGGGAAATGTCAGTAGGGGAGATAGGCAGCAGGGTAGTCTGAGCCTCAGTGAAGAGGAGGGAGaccaagagacacagagacaagccacacaaacacagagtCCCTCGCTACGCACCAACACATCAAAGCAACAGCGACAGGGGACCAACTCCTCCTCAGAGGAAACCAAAAGCAGAGAGGGAGCCAATCAAAGAACAGAACAGCAATTCCATCCTACGGAGGAAACCAATCAGAGGCCCGAGAGCAGATTCCCTCCCCTTGAGGAAGCTGATCAAAGACGTAAAGACAATGAGACCCCTGATTCAGAGAGGAGCCTCCAGCACGCTCTCCAACTGGAACAGGagaagctggaggaggagaggaaggagctgTTGTTACTCCACAGGAGGCTGGACGATGAGAAGGAGCTCCTGAGACGTGAGCAACAGAAACAACAGCAAGAAGAAGAGGAGCAGCAGTACCATCGGCCTAATCATAAACATCAAACTCAAACCACCACACAAAGAACAG ACACAGTTTCACCCACTTTGACGCGAGCGCCCTCAGTCCTGGCTGGTCCCCGGCCACCTGCTCGGCCCGGCCCAACTAGGAAGAGAATGAGGAAGAACAACCGCAAGCGTATCAGCAAGGCTGCAATGAGAGCAATGCTAATGTAG
- the LOC124000204 gene encoding trichohyalin-like isoform X2: MSSWVWVRVQLLALLAACLRSGSAEGDPLPPGLVELVRSNPISSIEDLQLLLLSDSVDAQPAQQALCKVRTEVMEVTRAMLDRSNANFMLWPPCVEVQRCSGCCNTKSLQCVPVLTHTRHLQVMKIQYVDKRPNYSKAVVSVHDHVECRCQPAPRPPAAPKKKSTPRRQQKDNKGEGHPAKARSKEELHRRDELKHNQRIQLEDLLDLHWNPKDTSSDAGERKGGYGLDHDKMDPQWVLNATRQLGDNEWTEPRHHDDMEEGRDSSSVNDTTTAMDIDMAQLDHEKRDRVETRGDSLFNITEGNVSRGDRQQGSLSLSEEEGDQETQRQATQTQSPSLRTNTSKQQRQGTNSSSEETKSREGANQRTEQQFHPTEETNQRPESRFPPLEEADQRRKDNETPDSERSLQHALQLEQEKLEEERKELLLLHRRLDDEKELLRREQQKQQQEEEEQQYHRPNHKHQTQTTTQRTDTVSPTLTRAPSVLAGPRPPARPGPTRKRMRKNNRKRISKAAMRAMLM; encoded by the exons ggGGATCCTCTCCCTCCAGGTTTGGTGGAGCTGGTTAGGAGCAACCCTATCTCTTCCATAGAGGACCTGCAGCTGTTGCTGCTCAGTGACTCCGTAG ACGCCCAGCCGGCTCAGCAGGCACTATGTAAGGTGAGgacagaggtgatggaggtgACCCGTGCCATGTTGGACCGCAGCAACGCCAACTTCATGTTGTGGCCTCCCTGTGTGGAGGTACAGCGATGCTCTGGCTGCTGCAACACCAAGAGCCTGCAGTGTGTCCCCGTGCTGACCCACACCAGGCACCTACAG gtgATGAAGATCCAGTACGTGGACAAGCGGCCCAACTACTCCAAGGCAGTCGTCTCGGTCCACGACCACGTGGAGTGTCGCTGCCAGCCCGCCCCTCGTCCCCCGGCCGCCCCCAAGAAGAAGTCCACACCCCGCAGACAGCAGAAAGACAACAAAGGAGAGGGCCATCCAGCCAAGGCCAGATCCAAGGAGGAGCTGCACCGCAGAGATGAGCTGAAGCACAACCAGAGGATCCAGCTGGAAGACCTGCTGGACCTGCACTGGAACCCCAAGGACACCTCCTCAGAcgcaggggagaggaaagggggctATGGGCTGGACCATGACAAAATGGATCCTCAGTGGGTGCTTAACGCTACCAGACAGCTGGGGGATAACGAGTGGACCGAACCTCGACATCACGATgacatggaggaggggagagacagtagTAGTGTCAACGACACTACAACCGCAATGGACATCGACATGGCACAGCTTGACcacgagaagagagacagggtcGAGACGCGTGGGGACTCGCTATTTAACATTACTGAGGGAAATGTCAGTAGGGGAGATAGGCAGCAGGGTAGTCTGAGCCTCAGTGAAGAGGAGGGAGaccaagagacacagagacaagccacacaaacacagagtCCCTCGCTACGCACCAACACATCAAAGCAACAGCGACAGGGGACCAACTCCTCCTCAGAGGAAACCAAAAGCAGAGAGGGAGCCAATCAAAGAACAGAACAGCAATTCCATCCTACGGAGGAAACCAATCAGAGGCCCGAGAGCAGATTCCCTCCCCTTGAGGAAGCTGATCAAAGACGTAAAGACAATGAGACCCCTGATTCAGAGAGGAGCCTCCAGCACGCTCTCCAACTGGAACAGGagaagctggaggaggagaggaaggagctgTTGTTACTCCACAGGAGGCTGGACGATGAGAAGGAGCTCCTGAGACGTGAGCAACAGAAACAACAGCAAGAAGAAGAGGAGCAGCAGTACCATCGGCCTAATCATAAACATCAAACTCAAACCACCACACAAAGAACAG ACACAGTTTCACCCACTTTGACGCGAGCGCCCTCAGTCCTGGCTGGTCCCCGGCCACCTGCTCGGCCCGGCCCAACTAGGAAGAGAATGAGGAAGAACAACCGCAAGCGTATCAGCAAGGCTGCAATGAGAGCAATGCTAATGTAG